The nucleotide sequence TACCCGCCACCTGAGTCCTCCCTGTGTGGAGACACCCTCCTACCAGTGGGCCCTGACCCAAAGATGTCATCGGATCTTTTTTACTCTTTGTTTCACTGGGAGCAAAAAAGTCACTCTTCAGACAGGTCTCCCATGCTAGGTGAGTCCATAGGCACAGAAGGAACCGTTCATGCACTGGAACGTCATAAAGATTTGCTGATTTTTTCCAGTGTTTCGTTGGGATAGGCACCCCTATCATCAAACGACACTGGGCACCCAGGGAAGGAAAAGTCTGGAAGTTCCCCCAACTTCACCCCCTAAAGACCACATGGCTCCAGCCTAGGGAAGAGTTAACTTTCTGGCCACTGGAGACAGCGTCCTGCCCGCAGGGGCTACCCAGCCAATGGCACTCAATGCTGATGATGTCATGCTCCTCCCGCGCCTTCTATTGGGGACTGGACAGCGAATCCTGCTGGAGGCTCAGGCAGCGGAGCCGAGGCGGGGcgggggcagaggaggaggagggggaagggcaAGGAAAGGCGAGCAAAGCCACTCAGAGCTACTCCTGCCTCATCCCTCCCTCCACTTCCCTGTGCCTTCCGACAGAAGGTGCCCCGGGGGACCGCCCCTTACTGGAGATAGAAAAACAGCGGCTTTGGTCCAGAGGAGCGGGCTGAGGGCTCCCATTCCCAATCGCAGAAAACAGACATCCAGCCTGCCCACCAGGTGGACAGGGAGCAGGGTGCCTAGGGCAAGGGCCAGGATAGGGTGCACGCACAGGCGGGCAGACAGGCACACACGTGCACCCCCAGGCGTGCACAGCCGCAGCTTCCTTGGCAgcaccctccctcccccagcccagacTCCTGCCTTACCTGCCTGAGGACTGAGGGTCTGCGTCCACGCTGCTGCCCCTAGCTGCCCCATCCACGTCGCTGGGCTCTCTGTGGGAGCAAGAGTAGGCAGGAAGAGCTGTGGCTGTGCCCAGTCCCTCCCTGTCCCTCCACAGGTCCCGGCCGTATTGGGCTATGGGACTGGAGGCTGCAACTAGAGCCTTTGAAGCTGTAAGTTCCCCTGCTCTGAGACTGAGCTCTCAAGGGTTCCTCAAAATGCCCTCCCAGCCCCCCTGAAGGTCCAGGCAGCCTCTGCCCACCTTCAGCTTGGTGGCAGCCCAGCCCCATAGTTCCCCCCAACCACCACCAACCGCCAGCCATAGCCCGGTCAGTTTCTCACGGTTGGACTCGGTTGGCAAATCGGCGGCGCCAGAGCATGGCTAGGGTGCTGAGCAGGAAAAGGGTGGTGCACATGGCGCAGCTGCCCCATCCCCTCCCAGACCAAGTCTGCAGAAGGCCACAGGCGAGGGGCCAAAATGGCCCCAGCCAGCTCTCAGGAGCCACTGCCGTCTGTCCTGCGGTTCCTGCTGGGGATGGATTAGGAGGCTCAAGCTGATTAGTGGGTCAGCGGCCGCGACCTTGTGAGGACTGATTAAGCTCGCTGGGCCCAGGTTCTCCCCTCCAGCGGTAGGGTCAAGGCGTGGAGTGTGGCATTGAGCACGTATTCGGAGTGTCGATCTGATGAGACTGGGCCTTGCTTGCAAGGAGCTGCCAGTCTAGACAAATGTGCTGTGAAGTACAATGACTGCAGTAGAGTGACCCAGGAGTTATTCAAGGTGCCTACAGGGCACTTTCAGAGTTGCAGGCATCAGGGCAAGGGCCAAAAGAGGAGCAAGGGCATCTGAATTTGCAGTGCGCAAGGCAGAGGAGCCCTCAGACAGAAGATGCTGCCGAAGCTACTGACATGAAAGCATGGAGCATCTGCCAGTAACTGCAAGGTGAGTGGAGGTGAAGCAATGATGTCACCGTGGAAGCAtcaggagaggaggaagaaaggggagggaTATTCGAGAATGAAGCCAGAGAGATAGGGGAGACTCAACAGTGAAGGGCTGGCAGTTTTACCCTCTGGACAATCCTCTCCAAACTTTGCTGATTACACACCCTCTTCAGTAAAAGGCAGGATTCAAGTGTGCATTCACAAAATAGATAGGGGCAGCCACTTACAAATTATAGGCTAGACTACTATACAGATTCATTCCTACACCATACGACTACATTACATTTGCAAAGGATGAGATATAAaatttctcctattttctttccACATCCCAAGGGGACCTGTTGGGCAGCCACTTGGTCACACCAACTTTGGGAAACTGTTGGGTGTGTATGTGGAGCATGGAGCCAGCCATGGCCATGCTGAGACATGGGTCTGGGAGTGATGTAAGAATCTGAACCCACCcactcccctccaccccctccaAGACCCCCCAGGAGGCATTAGATTTTCCTTCCCTCAGCAAGGGGGAAGCAGTGTCAGAGGCACTGCCCCAAGGTCCCCCAGGCACCTGAACCCTGAGCTCCCAGGAAGGGCCCAGGCTGCAACTGAGGCTGGCCAGGGTGAGTTCTCCTTGCCTCCCCCGGACCTTAAAGTCAGATTTTAAGAATAAATACACGAACCATAGCGAAAGCGCAGAGCCAACCCTTAGCAATGCTCGGGCAATGGGACATCAAGTCTTGAGCGAGGACAAGGGTCACCGGGAGCCTGAGTGACATCTCTTCCTGACACTGCCAGGTCCTGTCTGGCCTCAGGCTGTCCCCAGGACTGAGCAGCCGCTGCAGGGCAGCCACCATGGGATTCTCCCCCACCTCTGGCCCAATCTCACACTGCCCTGGACAGGGCCCACCAAGAGGAAGGATTTGCTTCCCCTAGGCCCAGAATGGGGCCTTTGGTGCTGGCTGAGGTGTCCCCAGCGGCCTGCGGCTTCCTCAAGACTTTTCGACCGCCAGGTCCTTCTGCCCTATCCGGTGCCTCTCCGGACTTCCTCCGCCACCAGCTGGGCCAGAATTCAGGGCAGCGCCTGGTTCTTGCCTGTCCGTGTCATTCATAAGCCACGGGGGACTTctggccgccgccgccgcgtGCGTGCACCAAGGGCATGGCGGTGCTGGGGGGTAGGAAAGGGGGAGCAGGCCTCTGGCGCCCGAGGTCGGAGGTGCGCTCAAGTTCCGACAGCCGGGGCGGTAGGAGGGTGGGGGGAACGACCCGTGCTAACCCCTCAGAGCCTGGGCGTCCAGAGCTGTGGGAGTGGCGCCGCGGCCCCCAGCTGCTGGCtcgggggctgggggagaggcccTGGCGAGGGGAGCCCAGCTCGGTCCGCGGCGGCCGCCGGAGGGGCTCGCGTTCGCCCACACGGGCGGGCTGGCGGTCGGCCTTGCCGCGAAAGCTCGGGAGTGTTGGACTTTAAGTCAGTTCCCCGCCGCAGGAAGGGTCTGCACGCGCACACATGCGACGCCGCAAGCATTGGGACCCGGGACCCAGCGCTCCCAGCTCGCGCCCGCCCCGGCGCACTCCTGTGCGGCCCGCGCCGCCCAGCGCCGCGTGACCGCCCATTCCTCCGGGGACCCCCAGCGCCCCGGCCACACCTACCCGAGCCCCGCCCCGCGGTGCAACTCCGCCGTGGCCTGCGGGTGGGCGGGCGGCAGTCGCATCGCCCCCACCCCGAGCAGCCTTCACCTTGCCGGCATTGGCTCACCCACACGGGGCTGGGGGTTTGGAGcggatttgtttttttaaacattttccagcAGACCACATCCCCGCCCCCCCGCTGGCGGTCCCCCGCCCCCCGCACATATACcctgcacacacgcacgcacacacacacacacccggcGCGCACAGACACACGCTCCCTCCCTCCGCGCTCTACCCCTCGCCCGCCCGCCGCGCACGCAGCCGGCCCCGGCTCCCGgcgccccgcgccccgcgcccaGCGCCCCGCGCCCCGCCACCGCTGCCGCCGAGCAAAGCCGGGCTGGGCTTGGAGCTCCTCATGGAGAAAGTGCCAGGCGAGATGGAGATCGAGCGCAGGGAGCGGAGCGAGGAGCTGTCCGAGGCGGAGAGGAAGGCGGTGCAGGCTACGTGGGCCCGGCTCTATGCCAACTGCGAGGACGTGGGGGTGGCCATCCTGGTGAGGTAGGTGTCGCCCGGGGCCCGGCCGGGCCCTGGGCAGGGAGGGCGGTAGCGGCTCCGGGCAGAGGCGGGCTGGGCCCGGGTCCGAGCTCCAGCGCCACCTCCCCAGCCGCGAATGGGGCCGGTCCGAGGTCGGCGGGGCAGGCAGCGTGGGGCGCCGTGGGGTGAGCCTTCCCTGGCTCCGGCGCGGTGCTCACCAGGAACTAGGAACCAGATGCAGGAGAGCACCTCGGTCCTCCTCCTCTCCCCGGCCTCAGAACTCCTTGCTGGGCCAGCGACCCCAGACACACAGCCAAGCTGTcagacacacacatttttctggCCTTTCAAAGGGAGTAGCAGGGgctccccattttagagatgggaaaaCCGAGGCTCAACTCAGAAGGGGGACAAAGAGGAGCAGACCCCTGTCTCCAGCTCCGCCGCTTGCCGGATTCAAAGCCTCTTGGAAGAACAGAGAGCAAAGAGCAGAGGTTGAGAAGGAGGAGAGCACGGGGGTCCAGTGTTCCCAGCTGCCCTCTTCCTGATGGACGGCATGGGCCAGCAGGAGCTCCCAGGGCAGGCACAGGTGAGTGGAGAAGCAAACAGTCCCCTAGGATACAATCCCTGCTGAGTTAGGAGGGtgaggggaagaagagagaagcttGAGGAGACAGGGCCTAACTCTAAAACCCCCCACCTAGGGAGGAAATGCAGTGGTTTGGGCTTAGGGGTCATTCAGGCACCACATGCCTCTGAGAAACCCACAAACAGAGAGCACCCCGTTCTTCACACACCTGCTCATAGAGCACACACACCATCCTCATATAGGTGATGTGTCCAAGCCTCGAAAGCTAGTCACTGACTCTAGCTACAAATCCATGCTCTCTTCCCACACGTGCTGGTCCCTGGGGGTGCAGGCAGAGGAGCCCCAGACCATGCTCACCCTCAAGCCCCTGTTCTTGGCAGAGGAAAGTGGTCAAATCTAGGACAGAGTAGGGCAGCCTTGTCATGTGCAGACGGGGTGAAGCCTCGCTCTGGAAGGGCAGCTTTAGTGCATGCCTGACTCCCAGGCCAGCTCCGTCTCCAGCTTCTTCTCCCTGTGGCCTCTCCCAAGCCTGGGACCTATCCAGTTCCACCATGATATGCCCTGATTCCAACTCAGAAGCAGATTTTGGTGGAAAAAGAGCAGGAAGCCTTTCTAAGGGTTCTAAGGAGTTACAGGAGCGCTCCTGAGGATAGGGCAGCTATCTCAGCAGCCCCCAGGCCCAGCAACACAGCTGGGAGTGGCAGGAAGCTAAGAGGGACATTGGGATACTAGGGCCTCAGACGCTCGGAACCACCGATCCCCACACGTGCTGGCACCCATACAAGCACACAGTGGGTAGCAGAGCCACAGACGCGCCAGACTGCATCCTCGGAGGGCGCCGTCAGCCGCGTGTCAGCACCTGCAGCCCACCGGCCTCGCATGCATCTGGCACACTCATGTGTCACCATGAAGAAGTGAGGCAGGGTCTTCAGGACCTTGGAGGTTTTCTGTCCCAACCCCTGCCATGTACCTGTGCGGATACGTGGAGGAAGGGCTCACCATCCGCATCTCGGGGCACCACTGACCCTCCCCAGGAAGGGGACCAGGGAAGGGCACATGCCAAGGGGGAAATGAAACACTGAGACCAGGGCCATATCTGGGCAGTCCGAGTTTCCAGCAaggatttctttctctctctacatCCCTCTTCCAGTTCCCCACTCCTGTCTCGCAgaggggcctgggcctgggctgggggaggtCATTACCAATGCGCTCAGTGCCCAGAGTAACCCCTCACTACTCTGACTCCACTTCTGTGTGGACCAGAGCCCAGCCCCAGGACAGCCTGGCCCAGCTTTGTCTCAGCCACTCCCTGCCAGCCCAAGCGCCACAgggctttgctttcctttttctctcctcctgtctctgtccagggcctggggagtgggggaaggggaggaaaggggcaTAAGGGCTCCTGAAGGTCCCTCCTCAGATCCTAGGCCCGTCAGTCTTGACACAGCGCCCTGTCTTCCCACACACAACGTACACATCCTCAAGGTCAAGGCCCCAGCTGCAGCCCTCTGGCCAGCACTCTCACCTCTGCCCTCCCCACTGCGCCAGGCCAGTGCCGTCAGCCCTTATGAGCctgcagggcaggagggaggcagcTGCACGTCCACATCCCCAACCTGGAGAAGTTGCCACgttggtgggggtggaggaggcgTTGCttttggagcctgaggcagacCCCACACTTCCATTCCCTGCCAAGGAGGAGACCAAGAGGGAACACCCACCCCCCCTCCTGGTTGTAACTCTGACACCTTCCTCCTCACACTCAGACAGGCCTATTTCAGGCTCTCTTGGAAGCCCAGATGTCTCTGGGAGCTGAGAAACTCCCCAGGGCTGGCTGTGGAGACTCCTCCCTGGCAGCACAGGCTGAGATCGGGAGGGTCTCAGGTGGAAACACCACGGAGCCAGGAGGAAGGAGCCAGGCACATGGGCCCCAGGGGCGACAGAACCGTGGAGGGTCTGGGTGGGGGCTCCCTGAGACTGTCATTCCTCAGGGCCACAACCCGGTGGTGGGTGTTGAGGCAGGAGACACCTGGTTCCCAGGCCACGATCCCCTGGCACAGCTGTCTCTCCAGGCAGTGTGGGGAAACTGTCAAAGTAGGGCCTGCCTGGGCCCTTTCCTGGCACTGCCATCTACTTCGGTGGGCAATCTTGGACATCAATTCCTAATTCATAGGATGGGGATTAAAACAGTGCCTATCTCAGGAGAGAATTGCAAGGATTCGTGAGatcatacagtaagtgctcaataaatgttcccTGTtctttcctcatcagtaaaatagaaGTAATACCTGCTTAGCTGTGGCAATTAAATACagtaacaggctgggcacggtggctcacacctgtaatcccagcactttgggaggctgaggtaggcagatcaccggaggtcaggagttcaacaccagcctggccagcatggtgaaaccctgtctctactaaaaagacaaaaattagccaggtgtggtggcgggtacctgtaatcccagctaacttgggagtctgaggcaggagaatcccttgaacccggtaggcagaggttgcagtgggccaagattgcgccactgcactccagcctggacaacagagtaagattctgtctcaaaaagaaaaaagaaaagaaaaagtacaaaaacattgTAACACATcaggcaa is from Macaca thibetana thibetana isolate TM-01 chromosome 16, ASM2454274v1, whole genome shotgun sequence and encodes:
- the PRCD gene encoding photoreceptor disk component PRCD isoform X2; the protein is MCTTLFLLSTLAMLWRRRFANRVQPEPSDVDGAARGSSVDADPQSSGREKEPLK
- the PRCD gene encoding photoreceptor disk component PRCD isoform X1, which codes for MCTTLFLLSTLAMLWRRRFANRVQPEPSDVDGAARGSSVDADPQSSGSPGPGSSPSPGGCCGSRSSSKRENGGKQH